One stretch of Micromonospora cremea DNA includes these proteins:
- the alr gene encoding alanine racemase, whose protein sequence is MSALGEAVVDLDAIASNVRTIASIAGTELMAVVKADGFGHGAVPVARAALLAGAGWLGVTSASEALALRSAGITAPTLSWLHRPDDDFDQLIAAGVDVGVSTTTHLQAVVDAAHRLGVPATVQLKADTGLSRNGAAGDDWPELVGWARKYEVEGGIRVRGVWSHLADADAPGSPGLASQVAVFEEALRVARSAGLDPDLVHLANSAAALAAPRTRFDLCRIGLALYGVDPFGGTGPGDVGLRAAMTLRTTVVNVKRVPAGTGVSYGPGYVTGAPTTLALLPLGYADGLTRAAEGRAEVWLGGRRRPIVGRIAMDQCVVDVGDLPVAIGDRVVVFGPDRGDHAQPTVAEWARWAGTNPHEILTGVGARVARDHLHERAETS, encoded by the coding sequence ATGAGCGCCCTGGGCGAGGCGGTGGTCGACCTCGACGCGATCGCCAGCAACGTGCGGACCATCGCGTCGATTGCCGGTACGGAGCTGATGGCCGTCGTGAAGGCGGACGGGTTCGGCCACGGCGCGGTGCCGGTCGCGCGGGCAGCGCTGCTTGCCGGCGCCGGTTGGCTGGGGGTGACCTCGGCGTCCGAGGCGCTGGCACTGCGCTCGGCGGGCATCACCGCACCCACGCTGAGCTGGTTGCACCGCCCCGACGACGACTTCGACCAGTTGATCGCCGCCGGCGTCGACGTCGGCGTGTCGACCACGACCCACCTGCAGGCTGTCGTCGACGCCGCCCACCGGCTCGGCGTGCCGGCGACGGTGCAGCTCAAGGCGGACACCGGGCTGTCCCGCAACGGGGCCGCCGGCGACGACTGGCCCGAGCTGGTCGGCTGGGCCCGCAAGTACGAGGTGGAGGGCGGAATCCGGGTGCGCGGCGTCTGGTCGCACCTGGCCGACGCCGACGCACCGGGCAGCCCCGGGCTCGCTTCACAGGTGGCGGTCTTCGAGGAGGCGCTGCGGGTCGCCCGGTCCGCCGGCCTCGACCCAGATCTGGTGCACCTGGCCAACTCGGCGGCCGCGCTGGCCGCACCCCGGACCCGCTTCGACCTCTGCCGGATCGGGCTCGCGCTGTACGGCGTGGACCCGTTCGGCGGGACCGGGCCCGGCGACGTCGGGCTACGCGCCGCCATGACGCTGCGCACGACCGTGGTCAACGTGAAGCGGGTGCCGGCCGGCACCGGCGTCTCCTACGGACCCGGGTACGTGACCGGCGCGCCGACCACCCTGGCCCTGCTGCCACTCGGTTACGCCGACGGGCTGACCCGGGCCGCCGAGGGCCGCGCCGAGGTGTGGCTGGGCGGCCGGCGTCGCCCGATCGTCGGACGCATCGCCATGGACCAGTGCGTGGTCGACGTGGGCGATCTTCCCGTGGCGATCGGGGATCGGGTCGTGGTGTTCGGCCCCGACCGGGGCGACCACGCCCAACCGACGGTCGCCGAGTGGGCGCGGTGGGCCGGCACGAACCCGCACGAGATCTTGACCGGTGTCGGGGCCCGGGTGGCCCGCGACCACCTCCACGAAAGGGCGGAAACGTCATGA
- a CDS encoding NUDIX hydrolase: MTSDVSQGAVALIFDDLGNLLLHLRDDIPGISWPGYWSVLGGGCDPGESPREAIERELSEEAGLTADGLVELFQVRDEFGSGQLITFFAGRWNGRPDRLTLSEGVELRFFPPQRLPDLRIPPYIRTAINRVLADDNAW; encoded by the coding sequence ATGACCTCTGACGTGTCGCAGGGCGCGGTCGCCCTGATCTTCGACGACCTCGGCAATCTTCTGCTGCATCTGCGCGACGACATCCCGGGGATCTCCTGGCCCGGATACTGGAGCGTCCTGGGTGGAGGATGCGATCCGGGGGAGAGCCCGCGCGAGGCCATCGAGCGCGAACTCTCGGAGGAGGCGGGTCTGACCGCCGACGGGCTCGTTGAACTTTTCCAGGTCAGGGACGAGTTCGGGTCGGGTCAACTCATCACGTTCTTCGCGGGACGCTGGAACGGCCGGCCGGACCGACTCACCCTCTCCGAGGGTGTCGAGTTGCGGTTCTTCCCGCCGCAACGGCTCCCGGATCTGCGGATTCCTCCCTACATCCGTACGGCGATCAACCGCGTGCTCGCCGACGACAACGCCTGGTGA
- a CDS encoding acyltransferase family protein: protein MIRQPTSTDARPPEHEPDVTHDRFRHRRYRTLSGSTPGRPHRAEWADAAKGVCIILVVLWHVVVKDYLQIDWHIGVPVPGLWGTVGEQFLPLRMPLFFTISGVFATNAVQRPWRVVARSRIGRFLYLYALWLLIHTAVLAAAPDFPTDRATSVLGLLEQLTITPSNLWYLYALALYFTVAKAVRQAPHVLILAPAAALSAVAAAGLLDTPGNRAGLYQNLIFFLAGLYLRPRIERWAATATGHRLAVTSGAYVLLLAAMAVVGAQRWFGVWPLVSVVAVAFGITAAARLGRWPALSNRLATLGRITLPIYVIHMPVLALLHRLLLGPISGLDQVGQGLLVLGYPILLTGLVIGVSLTVHRELLAVHARWLFALPGPRRVEAAG, encoded by the coding sequence GTGATCCGACAGCCGACATCCACCGACGCCCGGCCACCCGAGCACGAGCCCGACGTGACGCACGACCGGTTCCGCCACCGGCGGTACCGGACGCTGTCCGGCTCCACCCCGGGCCGGCCACACCGAGCGGAGTGGGCCGACGCCGCGAAGGGCGTCTGCATCATCCTGGTCGTCCTGTGGCACGTCGTCGTCAAGGACTATCTGCAGATCGACTGGCACATCGGCGTACCGGTGCCGGGCCTGTGGGGAACGGTGGGTGAGCAGTTCCTCCCGCTGCGGATGCCGCTGTTCTTCACCATCTCCGGCGTCTTCGCGACGAACGCCGTGCAGCGGCCCTGGCGGGTCGTCGCCCGCAGCCGGATCGGGAGATTCCTCTACCTGTACGCCCTCTGGCTGCTGATCCACACCGCGGTCCTCGCCGCCGCCCCGGACTTCCCGACCGACCGCGCCACGTCCGTCCTCGGGCTGCTGGAACAGCTCACCATCACGCCCTCCAACCTGTGGTACCTGTACGCCCTGGCGCTCTACTTCACGGTCGCCAAGGCCGTCCGCCAGGCCCCCCACGTGCTGATCCTGGCGCCCGCCGCGGCGCTGTCCGCCGTCGCCGCCGCCGGCCTGCTCGACACGCCGGGCAACCGCGCCGGGCTGTACCAGAACCTGATCTTCTTTCTGGCCGGCCTGTACCTGCGACCCCGGATCGAACGGTGGGCGGCCACCGCCACCGGGCACCGGCTCGCGGTGACCTCGGGCGCCTACGTCCTCCTGCTCGCCGCGATGGCGGTGGTCGGCGCGCAGCGATGGTTCGGCGTGTGGCCGCTGGTGTCCGTCGTGGCGGTCGCCTTCGGCATCACCGCCGCCGCCCGGCTCGGCCGGTGGCCCGCCCTCAGCAACCGGCTCGCCACGCTCGGCCGCATCACCCTGCCCATCTACGTCATCCACATGCCGGTGCTGGCGCTGCTGCACCGGCTGCTGCTCGGGCCGATCTCCGGGCTGGACCAGGTCGGCCAGGGCCTGCTCGTGCTCGGGTACCCGATCCTGCTGACCGGGCTCGTGATCGGCGTGAGCCTGACCGTCCACCGCGAGCTCCTGGCGGTCCACGCGCGCTGGCTGTTCGCCCTCCCCGGCCCCCGGCGGGTGGAGGCGGCCGGATGA
- a CDS encoding phosphatase PAP2 family protein yields MSLGSSYHVGRSAPGPQPARPLSPARAAAPLGRLLLGAALGHLLALGLTCAVFVRTYPGQWLDGLLLPRAERGGGYEQQTVLVGPARTVLATFGNPTLLVALLGTVLLLGALCRRLLAGVVGVGMVVCAVVVAGAVKSVLPRPDFQIVSSSTHNSFPSGHVAAATTLLLAFMLVLPAWARRWLAVPGAAGVSLIASATMITGWHRFSDALGGVLLGVTLFCLAAAALAAGRRGDAGQGGAVGPRREPDGAVWRRLIEGAVALAVLLWALLVVMPGLAASVQPGLLVAIVAVTGATILAVGSVVFLVRSADFLVPTRPRARAQRHPEAETRDGGIVQT; encoded by the coding sequence ATGTCGCTCGGATCCTCGTACCACGTCGGACGGTCGGCGCCCGGCCCGCAGCCGGCGCGACCGCTGTCACCTGCCCGCGCAGCCGCGCCGCTGGGCCGGCTGCTGCTCGGGGCGGCCCTGGGCCACCTGCTCGCCCTGGGCCTCACCTGCGCCGTGTTCGTGCGGACCTACCCCGGTCAGTGGCTGGACGGGCTGCTCCTGCCGCGCGCCGAGCGGGGTGGGGGTTACGAACAGCAGACCGTCCTGGTGGGTCCGGCCCGGACCGTGCTGGCCACCTTCGGCAACCCGACGCTGCTGGTTGCCCTGCTCGGCACGGTGCTGCTGCTGGGAGCGCTGTGCCGGCGGCTGCTGGCGGGAGTGGTGGGCGTCGGCATGGTCGTCTGCGCGGTGGTGGTGGCCGGTGCGGTGAAGTCGGTGCTTCCCCGCCCGGACTTCCAGATCGTCAGTTCCAGCACCCACAACAGCTTTCCCAGTGGTCATGTCGCGGCCGCGACGACCCTGCTGCTGGCGTTCATGCTGGTGCTGCCCGCGTGGGCCCGACGCTGGCTGGCGGTGCCGGGCGCGGCAGGTGTCTCGCTGATCGCCTCGGCCACCATGATCACTGGCTGGCACCGGTTCAGTGACGCGCTCGGCGGCGTCCTGCTGGGTGTGACGCTGTTCTGCCTGGCCGCGGCGGCGCTGGCGGCGGGCCGGCGCGGTGACGCCGGTCAGGGCGGTGCCGTCGGTCCGCGCCGGGAACCGGACGGCGCCGTGTGGCGCAGGCTCATCGAGGGGGCGGTGGCGCTGGCCGTGCTGCTCTGGGCGCTTCTGGTGGTGATGCCCGGTCTGGCCGCTTCGGTGCAGCCCGGGCTGCTGGTCGCGATCGTGGCGGTGACCGGGGCGACGATCCTGGCGGTGGGCTCAGTGGTGTTCCTGGTGCGGTCGGCGGATTTCCTCGTCCCGACCCGCCCGCGGGCCCGCGCCCAGCGGCACCCGGAGGCGGAAACCCGGGACGGCGGGATCGTCCAGACCTGA
- a CDS encoding RICIN domain-containing protein produces MAPSAAPRTSGHRLVGAASDRCLDVTAPESPDPVRVRLWDCRDDRARNQLWTMRADGSVQLGGRCLDVVNASSDDGAPIQLTTCNTTPAQQFTLNEQRQLVNAHSGMCLGGVDLATASGALIEQRTCDAAAEQQKWSRR; encoded by the coding sequence GTGGCACCGAGCGCCGCGCCCAGAACCTCGGGCCACCGTCTCGTCGGTGCGGCGAGCGACCGGTGTCTGGACGTCACGGCGCCGGAGTCACCCGACCCGGTTCGGGTGCGGCTCTGGGACTGCCGGGACGACCGGGCCCGCAATCAGCTGTGGACGATGCGGGCGGACGGGAGCGTGCAACTGGGCGGCCGCTGCCTCGATGTCGTCAACGCGTCGAGCGACGACGGTGCGCCGATCCAGCTCACCACCTGCAACACGACACCGGCGCAGCAGTTCACCCTCAACGAGCAGCGTCAACTGGTCAACGCGCACAGCGGGATGTGCCTGGGCGGGGTCGACTTGGCCACGGCGAGCGGCGCGTTAATCGAACAGCGGACCTGCGACGCCGCGGCGGAGCAGCAGAAGTGGTCCCGGAGATGA
- a CDS encoding sensor histidine kinase, with product MTPWRWAGGRASGLRVRLLLAFALLGVTTTAVVASGSYFQARTVILQQAQDAAVASLTDQLTKVYPVRRLPPSQEELDTLAHRLSDREGYAVVLYRDMRAQGAQVPEPLTPELRQAVGDGLIAWQRVSRDGEPVLLIGTQLEIDRPDGTPVPSGLEVYSVRSLASEQQSIDRLATLAWLTGGLSLVLAVLLALLAARGVLRPVRELGRAARQLGEGDLTTRLAVRGADELADVARTFNDTAGTLERQVGELRRMEADARRFVADVSHELRTPLAAMTAVTDVLDEEADRLPGDAGRAARLVSQETQTLTQLVNDLIEVSRFDSGTARLSLDDVDVAAAVTATLRVRGWADRVRAELPSGVHARLDPRRLDVIVANLVGNAFRHGAEPVSVRLRAEPDWITIEVRDQGPGLDPEVLPHVFDRFYKADTARTRSEGSGLGLAIAWENARLHQHAGQSGSLLAGNDPTGGAVFTLRLPRVATDAADAGGVR from the coding sequence GTGACGCCATGGCGCTGGGCCGGTGGCCGAGCGTCCGGCCTGCGGGTCCGGCTGCTGCTGGCCTTCGCGTTGCTGGGCGTGACCACCACGGCCGTGGTGGCCAGCGGAAGCTACTTCCAGGCCCGGACGGTCATCCTGCAGCAGGCGCAGGACGCAGCGGTGGCGTCGCTGACCGATCAGCTCACGAAGGTCTACCCGGTACGCCGGCTCCCGCCGTCCCAGGAGGAGCTCGACACGTTGGCCCATCGCCTCTCCGACCGGGAGGGATACGCGGTGGTCCTCTACCGCGACATGCGGGCGCAGGGCGCTCAGGTGCCCGAGCCGCTCACCCCGGAGCTTCGGCAGGCGGTCGGGGATGGCCTCATCGCCTGGCAACGCGTCTCGCGCGACGGAGAACCGGTGCTGCTCATCGGGACCCAGCTGGAGATCGACCGGCCCGATGGCACGCCTGTGCCGTCCGGCCTGGAGGTCTACTCGGTGCGCAGCCTCGCCTCCGAGCAGCAGAGCATCGACCGGCTCGCCACCCTGGCGTGGCTGACCGGTGGGCTCTCCCTGGTCCTCGCGGTCCTGCTGGCCCTGCTGGCAGCCCGGGGAGTGCTGCGGCCGGTCCGCGAGCTGGGCCGGGCGGCGCGCCAGCTCGGTGAGGGCGACCTGACCACCCGGCTCGCGGTCCGGGGCGCCGACGAGCTGGCCGACGTGGCGCGGACCTTCAACGACACCGCGGGGACGCTGGAGCGGCAGGTCGGCGAGCTGCGGCGGATGGAGGCCGACGCCCGCCGCTTCGTGGCCGACGTGTCGCACGAACTCCGCACGCCCCTGGCCGCGATGACGGCGGTCACCGACGTGCTCGACGAGGAGGCGGACCGGCTGCCCGGAGATGCCGGCCGGGCCGCCCGGCTCGTCAGTCAGGAGACGCAGACCCTCACCCAGCTGGTCAACGACCTCATCGAGGTCAGCAGGTTCGACTCCGGCACGGCGCGGCTCTCCCTCGACGACGTCGACGTGGCCGCGGCGGTGACCGCGACCCTGCGGGTCCGGGGCTGGGCCGATCGGGTGCGAGCGGAGCTGCCGTCCGGAGTTCACGCCCGGCTGGACCCCCGCCGGCTGGACGTCATCGTCGCCAACCTGGTCGGCAACGCGTTCCGGCACGGCGCCGAGCCGGTGTCCGTGCGCCTGCGCGCCGAGCCGGACTGGATCACCATCGAGGTCCGCGACCAGGGGCCGGGGCTGGACCCGGAGGTGCTGCCGCACGTCTTCGACCGCTTCTACAAGGCGGACACCGCCCGGACCCGCTCGGAGGGCAGCGGCCTCGGCCTCGCCATCGCATGGGAAAACGCGCGCCTGCACCAGCACGCCGGGCAGTCCGGGAGTCTCCTCGCGGGCAACGACCCCACGGGCGGCGCGGTGTTCACGCTCCGGCTGCCCCGGGTGGCCACGGACGCGGCGGACGCCGGAGGCGTACGGTGA
- a CDS encoding LLM class F420-dependent oxidoreductase, producing the protein MKLGLHYWSYSTPAEPAAIAPTLTEAATTAEQAGVASFTVMDHFFQMEAVAPAEEPMLEAYTTLGFVAAKTQRMTLGVLVTGVMYRYPGLLAKTVTTLDVLSGGRARLGIGASWYEREQRGLGVPVVPMTERFERLEETLRIVQQMWSDDNGPFVGRHYQLAETINFPQPLSRPHPPVMIGGGGEKKTLLLVARYADACNLFGTAAGAEDVARKLDVLRGHCAAEGRDYDTIEKTVVAHRPPLVDVDAFLAEVSSYAALGVTEVQVTPDRHPVEFARRLGDEVLPRLADIG; encoded by the coding sequence ATGAAGCTCGGACTGCACTACTGGAGTTACTCGACCCCGGCCGAGCCGGCGGCGATCGCACCGACCCTGACCGAGGCGGCCACCACCGCCGAGCAGGCCGGCGTCGCGTCCTTCACGGTGATGGACCACTTCTTCCAGATGGAGGCGGTGGCCCCGGCCGAGGAGCCGATGCTGGAGGCGTACACGACGCTGGGCTTCGTCGCGGCGAAGACGCAGCGGATGACGCTGGGCGTGCTGGTCACCGGGGTGATGTACCGGTACCCGGGTCTGCTCGCCAAGACGGTGACGACGCTCGACGTGCTCTCCGGCGGCCGGGCCCGGCTCGGGATCGGCGCATCCTGGTACGAGCGGGAGCAGCGCGGGCTCGGCGTGCCCGTGGTGCCGATGACCGAGCGGTTCGAGCGGCTGGAGGAGACGCTGCGCATCGTCCAGCAGATGTGGAGCGACGACAACGGGCCGTTCGTCGGGCGGCACTACCAACTCGCCGAGACGATCAACTTCCCGCAGCCGTTGAGCCGTCCGCACCCGCCCGTCATGATCGGCGGCGGCGGCGAGAAGAAGACCCTGCTCCTGGTCGCCCGGTACGCCGACGCCTGCAACCTGTTCGGCACTGCCGCCGGCGCCGAGGACGTGGCGCGGAAGTTGGACGTGCTGCGCGGGCACTGCGCCGCGGAGGGCCGTGACTACGACACCATCGAGAAGACGGTGGTCGCCCACCGGCCGCCCCTGGTCGACGTCGACGCGTTCCTCGCCGAGGTGTCCTCGTACGCCGCGCTCGGGGTCACCGAGGTGCAGGTCACGCCGGATCGCCACCCGGTGGAGTTCGCCCGACGGCTCGGCGACGAGGTGCTGCCACGGCTGGCCGACATCGGCTGA
- a CDS encoding response regulator transcription factor: protein MSQVLLIEDHQTVRDGLQLALTRQGHTVDAVATGEQGLERLRAASSDVVVLDLMLPGMDGFEVCRRIRQLGDLPIIMLTARNDDMDVVAGLEAGADDYVVKPVQARVLEARIRAVLRRTGGESRRTGGERSGLEEHGALTIDRAALVVSKGGLPVSLAPTELRLLLELAQTPGQVLSRQQLLEAVWEHGYLGDSRLVDACVQRLRAKIEDDSSAPVFIQTVRGFGYRFGPL from the coding sequence ATGTCCCAGGTCCTGCTGATCGAAGACCACCAGACGGTGCGCGACGGGCTGCAACTCGCGCTCACCCGACAGGGCCACACGGTCGACGCCGTGGCAACCGGTGAGCAGGGGTTGGAACGGTTGCGGGCGGCCTCGTCCGACGTCGTGGTCCTCGACCTCATGCTGCCCGGGATGGACGGGTTCGAGGTCTGTCGCCGGATCCGGCAGCTCGGCGACCTTCCGATCATCATGCTCACCGCCCGCAACGACGACATGGACGTGGTGGCGGGCCTGGAGGCCGGCGCCGACGACTACGTCGTCAAGCCCGTGCAGGCCCGGGTGCTCGAGGCGCGTATCCGTGCGGTGCTGCGGCGGACCGGTGGCGAGTCGCGGCGCACCGGCGGCGAGCGGTCCGGCCTGGAAGAGCACGGTGCCCTCACCATCGACCGGGCCGCGCTGGTGGTCAGCAAGGGTGGGCTGCCGGTCAGCCTCGCCCCGACGGAGCTGCGCCTGCTGCTCGAACTCGCGCAGACGCCGGGCCAGGTGCTGAGCCGCCAGCAACTGCTGGAGGCCGTGTGGGAGCACGGTTACCTCGGCGACTCGCGGCTGGTGGACGCCTGCGTGCAGAGGCTGCGCGCAAAGATCGAGGATGACTCGTCGGCGCCGGTCTTCATCCAGACGGTCCGCGGTTTCGGGTACCGGTTCGGGCCGCTGTGA
- a CDS encoding winged helix-turn-helix domain-containing protein encodes MQGIPVASLVIGIASSPAERRQLARLLGGSDAFLIVSNVDQAREFLGVVEMPAAATVIPAAESVVAEAAQSLQTPPPPDLAVDSDRRVLRWRDREIDLTRLEHDVLLCLVHAPGQVWTYERLHLEVWGNRHLGRGSDMHSVVRRVRRKLARLNAAATIHAVRGVGFRLAPV; translated from the coding sequence ATGCAGGGGATTCCGGTCGCCTCCCTGGTCATCGGCATCGCGTCCTCGCCGGCCGAGCGCAGACAGCTGGCCCGGCTGCTCGGCGGGAGTGACGCCTTCCTGATCGTCTCGAATGTCGACCAGGCGCGGGAGTTTCTCGGGGTGGTGGAGATGCCGGCCGCCGCCACGGTGATTCCCGCCGCCGAGAGCGTGGTCGCCGAGGCGGCGCAGAGCTTACAGACGCCGCCACCACCCGACCTGGCCGTCGATTCCGACCGCCGGGTGCTGCGGTGGCGCGACCGGGAGATCGACCTGACCCGGTTGGAGCATGACGTCCTGCTCTGCCTCGTCCACGCGCCCGGGCAGGTCTGGACCTATGAACGACTGCACCTCGAGGTGTGGGGCAACAGGCACCTCGGCCGCGGCTCGGACATGCACTCCGTGGTCCGCCGCGTACGCCGCAAACTCGCCCGGCTCAACGCCGCGGCGACGATCCACGCGGTCCGCGGCGTCGGCTTCCGGCTCGCCCCGGTCTGA
- a CDS encoding D-alanine--D-alanine ligase family protein, with protein MTIRLAVLYGGQSGEHEVSRRSADSILAGLDRDRYQVTEVLIGRDGGWHVDGRAVPLPLALRVLRTQDVVFPALHGPYGEDGTVASLLEWLGVPYVGNGVFASAAGMDKGVTKRLLAAEGLRVSPGVTLRPGEELSPADQRRLGLPVFVKPARAGSSLGVVRVTDWSRLPAALQQAREVDPKVLVEQGARGREIDVAVLQHPDGRVQAGPPLEIRVTGAGFFDYDAKYDGGAIFQIPAALDPATTEVFQDRAIRAFDALDCRGLLRVDFFLPTQGSAEPIVNEVNTFPGFTTASQFPQIWQRAGIGFATLLDILIAGALADQGRVASIGLPRPARAIDLV; from the coding sequence ATGACGATCCGACTGGCAGTGCTGTACGGCGGGCAGAGCGGCGAGCACGAGGTGTCCCGCCGCTCGGCGGACAGCATCCTCGCCGGCCTCGACCGGGACAGGTACCAGGTCACCGAGGTGCTCATCGGTCGGGACGGCGGGTGGCACGTCGACGGCCGTGCGGTGCCACTCCCCCTGGCGCTGCGCGTGTTGCGCACCCAGGACGTGGTGTTCCCGGCCCTGCACGGCCCGTACGGCGAGGACGGCACCGTCGCGTCGCTGCTGGAATGGCTCGGGGTGCCGTACGTCGGCAACGGCGTCTTCGCCAGCGCGGCCGGCATGGACAAGGGCGTCACCAAGAGACTGCTCGCCGCGGAGGGCCTGCGGGTCAGCCCCGGGGTGACTCTGCGTCCCGGCGAGGAGCTGTCCCCGGCCGACCAGCGACGCCTCGGCCTGCCGGTGTTCGTCAAGCCCGCCCGGGCCGGCTCCAGCCTGGGCGTGGTCCGGGTGACCGACTGGTCGCGACTTCCCGCGGCGCTCCAGCAGGCCCGGGAGGTCGACCCGAAGGTGCTCGTCGAGCAGGGCGCGCGCGGACGGGAGATCGACGTGGCCGTGCTCCAGCATCCCGACGGCCGGGTGCAGGCCGGTCCGCCCCTGGAGATCAGGGTGACCGGCGCCGGGTTCTTCGACTACGACGCGAAGTACGACGGCGGGGCGATCTTCCAGATCCCCGCCGCGCTCGACCCGGCCACCACCGAGGTGTTCCAGGACCGCGCGATCCGTGCCTTCGACGCCCTCGACTGCCGCGGGCTGCTCCGCGTCGACTTCTTCCTGCCCACGCAGGGGTCCGCCGAGCCCATCGTGAACGAGGTGAACACCTTCCCCGGGTTCACCACCGCCTCGCAGTTCCCGCAGATCTGGCAGCGGGCCGGGATCGGGTTCGCCACCCTGCTCGACATCCTGATCGCCGGCGCCCTGGCCGACCAGGGCCGGGTCGCCTCCATCGGGTTGCCCCGGCCGGCTCGGGCTATCGACCTGGTCTGA